In one Vibrio sp. VB16 genomic region, the following are encoded:
- the lysC gene encoding lysine-sensitive aspartokinase 3, with translation MSAFNVAKFGGTSVASFEAMSRCAEIIENNPNTKLIVISACSGVTNLLVELANGVQDEQRRRIVIEQLEDIHYAIIDKLADPLETEQAVASLLKSVASAAEAASFQSSDKLTDHMVAYGERMSTHLLTQILRERGLNAARFNIRDIMRTNSVYGKAEPELDSVASLAQKKLIPLCRDYVVVTQGFIGADIDGNTTTFGRGGSDYSAALIAESVEASGLEIWTDVPGIYTTDPRIVAKAAPIPEISFSEASEMANFGAKILHPSTLVPALRHGIPVFVGSSKEPEKGGTWIRQEVRSSPLFRALALRGNQTMVTLRSPNMFQAYGFLADVFKILAKYKISVDLITTSEVSVSLTLDQTNTSGGAPELPSDAQKELEELCTVEVEQNLCLVALIGNNMSECKGYAKKVFSTLEDFNLRMICYGASPHNLCFLVRSVDSRRAVQDLHRELFELRE, from the coding sequence GTGCTTGCTCTGGTGTGACAAATTTGTTGGTTGAGTTGGCAAATGGTGTTCAAGACGAACAACGTCGTCGTATTGTCATTGAACAACTTGAAGATATCCATTATGCCATTATTGACAAACTCGCCGACCCTTTAGAAACAGAACAAGCCGTCGCCTCTTTATTAAAGAGCGTGGCATCGGCTGCTGAAGCCGCATCATTCCAAAGTAGCGATAAGCTCACAGACCACATGGTTGCTTATGGCGAACGGATGTCAACCCACTTGCTTACTCAAATACTAAGAGAGCGAGGTCTAAATGCTGCACGTTTTAACATTCGCGATATAATGAGAACCAACAGCGTTTACGGAAAAGCAGAACCTGAATTAGATTCGGTTGCCAGCTTAGCACAAAAAAAACTCATCCCTTTATGTCGCGATTATGTTGTCGTTACACAAGGCTTTATTGGCGCTGATATAGATGGTAATACGACGACATTTGGTCGTGGTGGCAGTGACTATAGTGCCGCATTAATCGCGGAATCTGTTGAAGCCTCAGGCCTAGAGATATGGACCGATGTTCCTGGTATTTACACGACAGACCCACGCATAGTAGCGAAGGCTGCACCCATCCCTGAAATTAGTTTCAGCGAAGCCTCCGAAATGGCAAACTTCGGAGCCAAAATACTACACCCATCAACATTAGTTCCCGCTTTACGCCATGGTATTCCCGTGTTCGTAGGCTCGTCTAAAGAACCAGAAAAAGGAGGAACGTGGATCAGACAAGAAGTTAGAAGTTCACCGCTGTTTAGAGCGTTAGCATTACGCGGAAACCAAACCATGGTAACGCTGCGTAGTCCGAATATGTTTCAAGCGTATGGATTTTTAGCCGACGTGTTTAAAATTCTAGCGAAGTATAAGATTTCCGTTGATCTGATCACTACGTCAGAAGTAAGTGTATCGCTTACCCTTGACCAAACGAACACCTCTGGTGGCGCGCCAGAACTACCTAGTGACGCTCAAAAAGAACTTGAAGAACTTTGTACTGTAGAAGTTGAACAAAACCTCTGTTTGGTCGCACTTATTGGCAACAATATGAGTGAATGTAAAGGTTACGCAAAAAAAGTATTCAGTACGCTAGAAGACTTCAATCTGCGTATGATTTGCTATGGTGCTAGTCCGCACAATTTGTGTTTCTTAGTACGCTCAGTCGATTCCCGTCGAGCCGTTCAGGATCTACATAGAGAATTATTCGAACTACGCGAGTAA
- the metH gene encoding methionine synthase, whose product MIENQLKKRILLIDGGMGTMIQGYKLEEEDYRGERFASWHSDLKGNNDLLVLSQPDLIKDIHSAYLEAGADILETNTFNATTIAMADYDMEGLSEEINYQAAQLARVVADEWTTKTPNKPRFVAGVLGPTNRTCSISPDVNDPGFRNVSFDELVEAYSESTKALIRGGSDLILIETIFDTLNAKACAFAVDTVFEELDITLPVMISGTITDASGRTLSGQTTEAFYNALRHVNPISFGLNCALGPDELRQYVVEMSRISETYVSVHPNAGLPNAFGEYDLSPEDMAEHIIEWAESGYVNMVGGCCGTTPEHIRQMALAVEGVKPRQLPDIPKACRLSGLEPVTIDKGTLFVNVGERTNVTGSARFKRLIKDELYDEALDVARQQVESGAQVIDINMDEGMLDSEACMVRFLNLCATEPEISKVPIMVDSSKWEVIEAGLKCIQGKGIVNSISLKEGKEKFIHQAKLIRRYGAAVIVMAFDEIGQADTRERKLQICTEAYHVLVDEVGFPPEDIIFDPNIFAVATGIDEHNNYALDFINAVADIKRDLPYAMISGGVSNVSFSFRGNNYVREAIHAVFLYHCFKNGMDMGIVNAGQLEIYDNVPEKLRNAVEDVILNRTDKGTENLLDIANEYRGNAVGKEDDSSTQEWRSWPVEKRLEHSLVKGITEFIVEDTEQARVNASKPLHVIEGPLMDGMNVVGDLFGEGKMFLPQVVKSARVMKQAVAHLEPFINASKEESRANGKILLATVKGDVHDIGKNIVGVVLQCNNYEIIDLGVMVSCEKILKVAKEEKVDIIGLSGLITPSLDEMVHVAKEMERQGFDLPLLIGGATTSKAHTAVKIEQNYSHPVVYVNNASRAVGVCSSLLSDELRPAFVEKVEQDYVKVRDQHNRKKPRTKPVSLQRARDNKVVIDWQNYTPPEPEKIGVHVFENFDVASLRRYIDWTPFFMTWTLMGKYPKIFEHEEVGEEAKRLFDDANEWLDKIEREGLLKASGICALLPAASIGDDIEVYTDESRTQVAKVLHNLRQQTEKPKGFNYCLSDYIAPKSSGKKDWIGGFAVTGGIGERELADKFKADGDDYNAIMVQAVADRLAEAFAECLHEKVRKEVWGYSPEETLSNEDLIREKYQGIRPAPGYPACPEHTEKGALWELLNVEEAIGMSLTSSYAMWPGASVSGWYFSHPDSRFFAVAQIQQDQVEDYAERKGWNILDAEKWLGPNIG is encoded by the coding sequence ATGATAGAGAATCAGCTAAAGAAGCGAATTTTGCTAATCGATGGTGGCATGGGCACCATGATTCAAGGATATAAACTTGAAGAAGAAGATTATCGTGGAGAGCGATTCGCTAGCTGGCACTCAGATCTAAAAGGAAATAACGACCTTCTAGTCTTGAGCCAGCCCGACTTGATTAAAGATATCCATTCCGCTTATTTAGAGGCGGGTGCTGATATTCTAGAAACGAACACGTTTAATGCGACTACTATCGCAATGGCTGACTATGACATGGAAGGCCTGAGTGAAGAGATTAATTATCAGGCCGCACAACTGGCTAGAGTGGTTGCGGATGAGTGGACAACGAAAACACCGAATAAGCCTCGCTTTGTTGCCGGAGTATTAGGGCCGACTAACCGTACGTGTTCAATTTCTCCTGATGTGAATGATCCAGGGTTTCGTAATGTCAGCTTCGATGAACTAGTAGAAGCATACTCAGAATCGACGAAAGCCCTTATACGAGGTGGTTCAGATCTAATACTAATCGAAACTATATTTGATACGCTTAATGCAAAAGCGTGTGCGTTTGCTGTCGATACGGTATTTGAAGAACTGGATATCACGTTACCGGTAATGATCTCCGGAACAATCACTGATGCGTCTGGTCGTACGCTTTCAGGTCAAACGACGGAGGCATTTTATAATGCGCTTCGTCATGTAAATCCGATCTCATTTGGCCTTAATTGTGCTCTAGGGCCCGACGAACTTAGGCAGTATGTCGTAGAGATGTCTAGAATTTCTGAAACCTATGTTTCAGTTCACCCTAATGCAGGATTACCTAATGCGTTTGGTGAATATGATCTTTCGCCAGAGGATATGGCGGAACATATTATTGAGTGGGCTGAAAGCGGCTATGTAAACATGGTTGGAGGCTGTTGTGGGACGACGCCTGAACACATTCGTCAGATGGCATTAGCGGTGGAAGGGGTTAAACCTCGACAATTGCCAGACATCCCCAAGGCCTGTCGTCTTTCTGGCTTAGAGCCAGTAACCATTGACAAAGGCACACTGTTTGTCAATGTGGGAGAACGAACCAATGTGACAGGTTCTGCTCGATTCAAGCGCCTTATCAAAGATGAGCTTTACGATGAAGCCTTAGACGTTGCGCGTCAACAAGTTGAAAGTGGTGCGCAGGTCATCGATATTAATATGGATGAGGGGATGCTTGATTCTGAAGCGTGTATGGTGCGTTTTCTTAATCTTTGCGCGACGGAACCAGAAATATCTAAAGTTCCTATCATGGTGGATTCGTCAAAATGGGAGGTAATAGAGGCCGGTCTGAAGTGTATTCAGGGTAAAGGTATTGTTAACTCAATTTCCCTGAAAGAAGGAAAAGAAAAATTTATCCATCAGGCTAAGCTTATCCGTCGTTACGGAGCGGCTGTTATTGTCATGGCTTTTGACGAAATAGGACAAGCTGATACACGTGAACGCAAGTTACAAATCTGTACTGAGGCATATCATGTTCTCGTTGATGAAGTCGGTTTTCCACCAGAAGACATTATTTTTGACCCAAATATTTTTGCAGTTGCGACAGGTATCGATGAACATAATAATTATGCATTAGACTTTATTAATGCAGTAGCGGATATCAAACGCGATCTTCCATACGCAATGATATCTGGTGGTGTTTCTAACGTATCCTTTTCCTTTAGAGGAAACAATTATGTGCGTGAAGCAATACACGCCGTGTTCCTGTACCACTGTTTTAAAAATGGTATGGATATGGGTATTGTTAATGCTGGGCAATTGGAAATATATGACAACGTACCGGAAAAGCTACGTAATGCAGTTGAAGATGTCATTCTAAATAGAACGGATAAGGGAACAGAAAATCTTCTCGACATTGCCAATGAGTATCGTGGTAATGCCGTGGGTAAAGAAGACGATTCGTCTACTCAAGAATGGCGAAGTTGGCCTGTAGAGAAAAGGTTAGAGCATTCTCTCGTTAAGGGTATTACAGAATTTATCGTCGAAGATACAGAACAGGCAAGAGTAAATGCTTCTAAGCCACTGCACGTCATTGAAGGCCCTTTAATGGATGGCATGAATGTAGTTGGTGATTTGTTTGGTGAAGGGAAAATGTTTTTGCCGCAAGTGGTTAAATCTGCGCGGGTAATGAAGCAAGCTGTCGCTCATTTAGAGCCCTTCATTAATGCCTCGAAAGAAGAGAGTCGCGCAAACGGAAAAATCCTGCTTGCGACAGTTAAAGGTGATGTACACGATATCGGTAAGAATATTGTGGGTGTTGTTTTACAGTGTAATAACTACGAGATAATTGACCTTGGTGTAATGGTTTCTTGCGAAAAAATTCTCAAGGTGGCTAAGGAAGAGAAGGTCGATATTATTGGTTTGTCTGGCTTGATTACTCCCTCGCTAGATGAAATGGTGCATGTAGCCAAAGAGATGGAACGACAGGGATTCGATCTTCCACTTCTAATCGGTGGCGCGACGACATCGAAAGCCCATACTGCTGTCAAGATTGAACAGAATTATAGCCATCCAGTTGTTTACGTAAATAATGCTTCGCGTGCTGTTGGTGTTTGCTCATCATTACTTTCGGATGAATTGCGTCCAGCGTTTGTCGAAAAAGTTGAACAAGACTATGTCAAAGTTCGAGATCAACATAATCGTAAAAAACCTCGTACAAAGCCTGTTTCATTGCAAAGAGCAAGAGACAATAAAGTTGTGATTGACTGGCAGAATTATACCCCTCCAGAACCTGAAAAAATAGGCGTGCACGTTTTTGAAAATTTTGATGTAGCCAGCTTGAGACGTTATATAGATTGGACTCCTTTCTTTATGACATGGACGCTTATGGGTAAGTACCCTAAGATTTTTGAACATGAAGAAGTCGGTGAAGAGGCGAAAAGGTTATTTGATGATGCGAATGAATGGTTGGACAAAATAGAACGCGAAGGCTTACTTAAAGCAAGTGGCATTTGTGCTTTACTTCCTGCCGCAAGTATTGGTGACGATATCGAAGTGTATACGGATGAATCACGTACTCAAGTTGCTAAAGTACTACACAATTTACGTCAGCAGACAGAAAAGCCTAAAGGCTTTAACTATTGTTTGAGTGACTATATTGCCCCCAAATCTAGTGGTAAAAAGGATTGGATTGGAGGGTTTGCGGTTACAGGTGGTATTGGTGAGCGCGAACTGGCCGATAAGTTTAAAGCGGATGGTGATGACTACAATGCAATCATGGTTCAGGCTGTGGCCGATCGATTAGCAGAAGCGTTTGCTGAATGTTTGCATGAAAAAGTGCGTAAAGAGGTTTGGGGTTACTCTCCCGAGGAGACATTATCCAACGAAGATCTTATTAGAGAGAAATACCAAGGTATTAGGCCTGCACCTGGTTACCCAGCTTGTCCTGAGCATACAGAAAAAGGTGCTCTATGGGAGCTTCTTAATGTTGAAGAAGCGATTGGTATGTCTTTGACGTCCAGTTATGCAATGTGGCCTGGAGCTTCAGTTTCTGGTTGGTATTTTTCACACCCTGATTCGCGATTTTTTGCTGTTGCTCAGATACAACAAGATCAGGTTGAAGATTATGCAGAGCGTAAAGGTTGGAATATTCTTGATGCTGAAAAGTGGTTAGGCCCTAACATCGGCTAG
- a CDS encoding cation:proton antiporter yields MYVYNTLCFLAAAAMAIAFVNSKVGKLQTTIAITAGALVLSMIMIIAGQNGWFSLNEVAANTIDSINFEDFLLKGVLGFLLFAGGLGINLTNMKDQKWEITLLALGATLVSTFLIGAVLFAIVNWALGMPFALVYCLLFGALISPTDPIAVLAIVKKLDAPKRISTQIEGESLFNDGFGLVIFVTLFTIAFGTETPTVGSVSLLFLHEAVGGIVYGAALGLLFHYLISSTDDHSMELLLTLGIPTAGYVFSQVIEVSGPLAMVVSGIMIGNWTRYTGFSKESEQHLDHFWELIDEFLNGLLFLLIGLSMLTFEFHSEDWIIMLISIPLVLAARYISVLFSYQVFNRFRAYNPWSVRILTWGGLRGGLALAMAMAIPAGIMVVPEKNIDVREILLVMTYSVVVFSILIQGSTITPLINRAKAWEKKESVEPETESLSSEEKQ; encoded by the coding sequence ATGTACGTATACAACACTCTCTGTTTTTTGGCCGCCGCCGCAATGGCGATAGCCTTCGTCAATTCCAAAGTTGGTAAGCTTCAAACCACCATAGCTATTACTGCTGGTGCTCTCGTTCTTTCTATGATTATGATTATAGCAGGCCAAAATGGTTGGTTTTCACTAAATGAAGTCGCGGCAAATACAATAGACTCGATTAATTTTGAAGATTTCCTCTTAAAAGGTGTGTTGGGGTTTCTACTTTTTGCTGGCGGGTTAGGTATAAACCTAACCAATATGAAAGATCAAAAATGGGAGATAACCCTACTTGCCTTAGGCGCGACTCTCGTCTCAACCTTCTTAATCGGTGCCGTATTATTTGCGATAGTAAACTGGGCCTTAGGCATGCCGTTTGCTTTGGTCTACTGTCTTTTATTTGGCGCCTTAATCTCCCCTACTGACCCCATCGCCGTGCTTGCCATCGTGAAGAAGCTCGATGCGCCTAAACGTATATCAACACAAATCGAAGGCGAGTCGCTATTTAATGATGGCTTCGGTTTAGTCATCTTTGTTACTCTTTTTACTATCGCCTTTGGCACCGAGACACCTACTGTCGGTTCCGTATCGTTGTTATTCTTACATGAAGCGGTTGGGGGAATCGTGTATGGTGCGGCATTAGGACTGCTATTCCATTATCTTATAAGCTCAACAGATGACCATTCGATGGAGCTTCTTTTAACCTTGGGCATACCGACTGCTGGTTATGTATTCTCTCAAGTAATCGAGGTTTCTGGCCCTTTAGCGATGGTAGTTTCTGGTATTATGATTGGTAACTGGACTCGTTACACAGGGTTCTCAAAAGAGAGCGAGCAACACCTAGACCACTTTTGGGAACTGATCGACGAGTTCCTCAATGGATTGCTTTTCCTACTTATCGGCTTGTCTATGCTTACCTTTGAATTTCATTCCGAAGATTGGATTATCATGCTTATCTCAATACCATTGGTATTAGCAGCTCGCTATATCAGTGTCCTTTTTTCGTACCAAGTATTTAATCGATTCAGAGCATACAACCCATGGTCAGTAAGGATTCTTACATGGGGCGGATTGCGGGGCGGACTTGCGCTTGCCATGGCCATGGCAATCCCTGCGGGGATAATGGTTGTTCCTGAGAAAAACATTGATGTTCGAGAAATATTACTCGTAATGACGTATTCGGTAGTTGTATTTTCGATCTTAATCCAGGGTTCTACTATTACGCCACTCATTAATCGCGCAAAAGCTTGGGAAAAAAAAGAATCTGTTGAACCGGAAACCGAATCGTTGTCTTCAGAAGAAAAACAATAA
- the metA gene encoding homoserine O-acetyltransferase MetA translates to MPIRIPDKLPASDVLKKENIFVMPMSRASTQEIRPLKVLILNLMPKKIETETQFLRLLSNSPLQIDVELLRIDDRPSKNTPTEHLDDFYRQFNTVKEKNYDGLIITGAPLGLVQFEDVIYWDHLETIMQWARKHVTSTLFVCWAAQAGLKLLYELPKKTRKEKLSGVYFHKIQQKYHPLLRGFDDSFLAPHSRYADFSAEYLEEHTDLDILAVSDLAGVYLAATKDKRNVFVTGHPEYESHTLHNEYVRDLGEGMEPTVPLNYYPKDNPDNDPIASWRSHGHLLFSNWLNYCVYQQTPYDLEHFSEENFTKDDE, encoded by the coding sequence TTGCCGATACGGATCCCAGATAAACTGCCAGCATCAGATGTATTAAAGAAAGAAAATATCTTCGTAATGCCAATGTCTCGCGCCTCAACGCAAGAGATCAGGCCGTTAAAAGTACTTATTCTTAATTTAATGCCAAAAAAAATAGAGACAGAAACACAATTTTTAAGGCTTCTTTCGAATAGCCCATTACAGATAGATGTTGAATTGCTGCGTATTGATGACCGGCCGAGTAAAAATACACCTACAGAACATCTGGATGATTTTTATCGCCAGTTCAATACTGTGAAAGAAAAGAACTATGATGGTCTGATCATAACGGGAGCTCCTCTGGGTCTAGTCCAGTTTGAAGATGTTATTTATTGGGATCATCTAGAAACGATCATGCAATGGGCGCGTAAGCACGTTACATCGACTCTTTTTGTTTGTTGGGCAGCCCAAGCAGGGTTGAAGTTACTTTATGAATTGCCTAAGAAAACGCGCAAGGAAAAACTTTCTGGTGTGTATTTTCATAAGATACAACAGAAGTATCACCCACTTTTAAGAGGCTTCGATGATAGCTTCCTGGCACCACATTCACGTTATGCAGATTTCTCCGCTGAGTACTTAGAGGAACATACTGATCTAGACATACTAGCTGTTTCGGACCTTGCAGGGGTTTACTTAGCGGCGACAAAAGATAAACGTAATGTTTTCGTAACGGGTCACCCAGAGTACGAGTCCCACACATTACATAATGAATATGTCCGTGATTTAGGTGAAGGAATGGAACCGACTGTCCCCCTTAATTACTATCCGAAAGATAATCCGGACAATGATCCTATAGCGAGTTGGCGTAGCCACGGGCACCTATTGTTTTCGAATTGGTTAAACTACTGTGTTTATCAGCAAACACCGTATGATTTGGAGCATTTCTCTGAGGAAAATTTCACGAAGGACGACGAGTAA
- a CDS encoding phosphoadenylyl-sulfate reductase, which produces MRDTFNATFNLRELLALNKVEQSLKLAEINGELELLSAQQRVRWAIENLSGNHVVSSSFGVQAAVMLHLSNEIKPDIPVILTDTGYLFPETYLFIDELAEKLNLNLKVFRAIESSVWQETRYGKLWEQGVSGIEKYNKINKVEPMRRALNELSAKVWFSGLRREQSSSRANLPILSIQNGVFKFLPIADWTNKDVHYYIVENGLSYHPLRDQGYLSVGDTHTTKKWEAGMTEEETRFFGLKRECGLHEDDDFQEAGSGI; this is translated from the coding sequence ATGCGTGATACTTTTAATGCAACGTTTAACTTACGTGAACTGTTAGCACTGAATAAGGTGGAACAAAGCCTGAAATTGGCTGAAATTAATGGTGAGTTAGAGTTGCTATCAGCTCAACAGCGTGTGAGGTGGGCAATAGAAAACCTATCTGGGAACCATGTAGTCTCATCGAGCTTCGGTGTTCAAGCCGCAGTGATGCTGCACCTATCGAATGAGATTAAGCCAGACATTCCCGTAATCTTAACCGATACAGGTTACTTGTTTCCTGAGACGTACCTTTTTATTGACGAGTTGGCAGAAAAGCTGAATCTAAACCTGAAGGTATTTCGTGCGATAGAAAGCTCCGTTTGGCAAGAAACAAGATACGGTAAATTATGGGAACAAGGCGTAAGCGGAATAGAGAAATATAATAAGATAAATAAAGTCGAGCCTATGAGAAGGGCACTCAATGAACTTTCGGCGAAGGTTTGGTTTTCTGGATTAAGAAGAGAGCAATCCAGTTCTCGGGCAAATCTCCCCATCTTGTCTATACAAAATGGTGTGTTCAAATTTTTGCCCATCGCAGACTGGACTAATAAAGACGTGCACTACTATATAGTAGAAAACGGCCTCTCATATCATCCGTTACGAGATCAAGGTTACTTGTCTGTCGGCGATACTCACACGACAAAAAAGTGGGAAGCGGGAATGACGGAAGAAGAAACACGATTTTTCGGACTGAAAAGAGAATGTGGACTTCATGAAGATGACGACTTCCAAGAAGCTGGTTCAGGCATATAA
- the cysI gene encoding assimilatory sulfite reductase (NADPH) hemoprotein subunit, whose protein sequence is MSEQVVIGEELGPLSDNERLKRESDFLRGTIKLDLKNQITGGFTNDNFQLIRFHGMYQQDDRDIRAERAKQKLEPLHNVMLRARMPGGIISPQQWLAIDKFSDEHTSYGSIRLTTRQTFQFHGVLKPNIKLMHQTLNTIGIDSIATAGDVNRNVLCTSNPIESELHQEAYEWAKKISEHLLPKSRAYAEIWLDGEKVETTDEEPILGSNYLPRKFKTTVVIPPNNDIDVHANDLNFVAIAEDGKLIGFNVLVGGGLAMTHGDTSTYPRKADDFGFISLDKTLDVAAAVITTQRDWGNRSNRKNAKTKYTLDRVGIDVFKAEVEKRANVQFLNSRPYEFKTRGDRIGWLKGIDGKYHLSLFIENGRLLDFPNKPLKSGVAQIAKIHKGDFRMTANQNLIVAGVTADQKDKIDAIARAHGLVDDTVSLQRQNSMACVAFPTCPLAMAEAERILPQFVTDVEGILKKHSLPEQDNIILRVTGCPNGCGRAMLAEVGLVGKAPSRYNLHIGGNRAGTRVPKMYKENITDKQILEELDTLIGRWATERDENESFGDFTIRVGIIEEVIISKRDFYA, encoded by the coding sequence ATGAGTGAACAAGTAGTAATAGGTGAAGAATTAGGACCTCTTTCTGATAATGAGCGCCTTAAAAGAGAGAGTGACTTCCTTCGCGGAACAATTAAATTAGACTTGAAAAACCAAATTACTGGTGGGTTTACAAATGACAATTTTCAGCTAATTCGTTTCCATGGGATGTATCAACAAGATGATAGAGATATTCGTGCGGAACGTGCAAAGCAGAAGTTAGAGCCATTGCATAATGTCATGCTTAGAGCGCGTATGCCGGGTGGAATTATTTCTCCGCAACAATGGTTAGCCATAGATAAGTTTTCAGATGAGCATACCTCTTATGGAAGCATTCGACTCACAACAAGGCAGACATTCCAGTTTCATGGTGTCTTAAAGCCAAATATTAAGTTAATGCATCAAACACTTAATACCATTGGTATTGACTCTATTGCTACTGCTGGTGATGTCAATCGGAACGTATTGTGTACTAGCAACCCGATTGAATCGGAATTACATCAAGAAGCTTATGAGTGGGCGAAGAAAATAAGTGAGCACTTATTACCAAAATCCCGTGCCTATGCTGAGATTTGGTTAGACGGCGAAAAAGTTGAAACGACAGACGAAGAGCCGATCCTTGGAAGTAACTATCTGCCTCGTAAATTCAAAACTACAGTGGTTATTCCTCCAAACAACGATATTGATGTTCATGCGAATGACCTTAATTTTGTGGCCATAGCAGAAGATGGAAAGCTTATAGGGTTTAACGTACTTGTTGGGGGTGGACTTGCTATGACGCATGGCGATACTTCTACATACCCAAGAAAAGCGGATGACTTTGGTTTTATCTCTTTAGATAAAACGTTAGACGTTGCCGCGGCGGTCATTACGACCCAGCGTGACTGGGGGAATCGTTCTAACCGTAAAAATGCAAAAACTAAATATACCCTAGATAGAGTGGGTATTGACGTGTTTAAGGCGGAGGTAGAGAAAAGAGCTAATGTTCAATTTCTAAATAGTCGTCCGTATGAGTTTAAAACACGCGGAGATCGTATTGGTTGGCTAAAAGGAATTGATGGTAAGTATCACCTATCTCTATTCATCGAAAACGGCCGACTACTTGATTTCCCGAATAAGCCGCTAAAATCAGGTGTGGCACAAATAGCCAAGATTCATAAAGGTGATTTTCGAATGACCGCGAATCAGAACCTAATTGTTGCAGGAGTGACGGCTGACCAAAAAGACAAAATTGATGCCATCGCTCGCGCTCATGGATTAGTTGATGACACAGTTTCACTTCAAAGACAAAACTCAATGGCCTGCGTTGCTTTTCCCACTTGCCCATTAGCGATGGCGGAAGCGGAGCGAATCCTGCCTCAATTTGTTACCGATGTTGAAGGTATTTTGAAGAAGCATAGCCTTCCAGAGCAGGACAACATTATTCTAAGAGTGACGGGGTGTCCAAATGGCTGTGGCCGCGCAATGTTAGCGGAAGTTGGTTTAGTCGGTAAGGCACCAAGTAGATACAATCTACATATAGGCGGGAATAGAGCCGGGACTCGGGTGCCAAAGATGTATAAAGAGAACATCACGGATAAGCAGATTCTAGAAGAGTTAGATACCTTGATTGGTAGATGGGCAACAGAACGTGACGAAAATGAGAGTTTTGGTGACTTCACCATACGAGTCGGGATTATCGAGGAAGTGATTATCTCTAAGAGAGACTTTTATGCGTGA